The following are encoded in a window of Massilia sp. R2A-15 genomic DNA:
- the corA gene encoding magnesium/cobalt transporter CorA, which produces MLINCVAYQEGKKLSDIPVEEISDYLAKPGTFVWVALRDPDPAELAIMQEEFSLHELAVEDAQRGNQRPKVEEYGDSLFAVMQTVELSEGKMVVGEVDVFVGPNYVLSSRRNATQGFLGVRARAEREPHLLAQGSAFVLYALMDAVVDRYFPVVDMLESELETIEDRIFIRGSQRANIERLYELKAKVLTLRHAVMPLMEGVGKLYGGRVPAICIDTQEYFRDVHDHLYRIAATLDTIRDTISTAIQVNLSMVAIDESEVNKRLAAWAAIFAVFTAFAGIWGMNFKFMPELEWHYGYAVALAMMFGVCGYLYWRFRRSGWL; this is translated from the coding sequence ATGCTGATCAACTGCGTCGCCTACCAGGAAGGCAAAAAACTCTCCGACATCCCGGTCGAGGAAATCAGCGATTACCTCGCCAAGCCCGGCACCTTCGTCTGGGTCGCGCTGCGCGATCCCGATCCCGCCGAACTGGCGATCATGCAGGAGGAGTTCAGCCTGCACGAGCTGGCGGTCGAAGACGCCCAGCGGGGCAACCAGCGCCCCAAGGTCGAGGAGTACGGCGACTCGCTGTTTGCCGTGATGCAGACGGTCGAACTTTCCGAAGGCAAGATGGTGGTGGGCGAAGTGGACGTGTTCGTCGGCCCCAACTACGTGCTGTCCTCGCGCCGCAACGCGACGCAGGGCTTCCTGGGCGTGCGCGCGCGCGCCGAACGTGAGCCGCACCTGCTGGCGCAAGGCTCGGCCTTCGTGCTGTATGCGCTGATGGACGCGGTGGTGGACCGCTACTTCCCGGTGGTGGACATGCTCGAATCGGAATTGGAGACCATCGAGGACCGCATCTTCATCCGCGGCTCGCAGCGCGCCAACATCGAGCGCCTGTATGAACTCAAGGCCAAGGTGCTGACCCTGCGCCACGCCGTGATGCCGCTGATGGAAGGCGTGGGCAAGCTGTATGGAGGGCGCGTGCCGGCCATCTGCATCGACACCCAGGAATACTTCCGCGACGTGCACGATCACCTGTACCGCATCGCCGCCACGCTCGACACCATCCGCGACACCATCAGCACCGCGATCCAGGTCAACCTGTCGATGGTGGCGATTGACGAAAGTGAAGTCAACAAGCGGCTGGCCGCATGGGCCGCAATCTTCGCCGTGTTCACCGCCTTCGCCGGCATCTGGGGCATGAATTTCAAGTTCATGCCGGAGCTCGAATGGCACTACGGCTATGCGGTCGCGCTGGCCATGATGTTCGGCGTGTGCGGCTACCTGTACTGGCGCTTCAGGCGCTCCGGCTGGCTCTAG
- the glnL gene encoding nitrogen regulation protein NR(II), translating into MSRNAAAAARLAGLDLLASAVLLVGPDGGIVYANAAAEHLLETSAKSLARMQLTALFANADELAKLCAQALAHKYADMRQDLMLERAGREPLHVHSIVSATGEGDVVVELRENVQQLKLDREERILDQSQVNKELIRNLAHEIKNPLGGIRGAAQLLELELPAVHLSALREYTQVIIKEADRLQTLVDRLLAPHRRPHIVGDVNIHEVCERVRSLMLAEFPSGLTIRRDYDASIPEFRGDKEQLIQTVLNIARNAAQALVERIAAGDAELIFRTRVARQVTLAKVRYGLALDLHIIDNGPGISPQIRDRIFYPLVSGREGGSGLGLTLAQTFVQQHLGVIECESRPGLTDFRILLPLP; encoded by the coding sequence ATGAGCCGCAACGCAGCGGCCGCCGCGCGCCTGGCCGGCCTCGACCTGCTGGCGTCGGCGGTATTGCTGGTCGGCCCCGACGGCGGCATCGTGTATGCCAACGCCGCCGCCGAGCACCTGCTCGAGACGTCCGCCAAATCGCTGGCGCGCATGCAGCTGACCGCGCTGTTCGCCAACGCCGACGAGCTGGCCAAGCTTTGCGCCCAGGCGCTGGCCCACAAGTACGCGGACATGCGGCAGGACCTGATGCTCGAGCGCGCCGGGCGCGAGCCGCTGCACGTGCACAGCATCGTCAGCGCGACCGGCGAAGGCGACGTGGTGGTCGAGCTGCGCGAGAACGTCCAGCAGTTGAAGCTCGACCGCGAGGAGCGCATCCTCGACCAGAGCCAGGTCAACAAGGAACTGATCCGCAACCTGGCGCACGAGATCAAGAACCCGCTGGGCGGCATTCGCGGCGCGGCCCAGCTGCTCGAACTCGAGCTGCCGGCCGTGCACCTGAGCGCGCTGCGCGAATACACCCAGGTCATCATCAAGGAAGCGGACCGCCTGCAGACGCTGGTGGACCGCCTGCTGGCGCCGCACCGGCGTCCGCACATCGTCGGCGACGTCAACATCCACGAGGTATGCGAGCGGGTGCGCAGCCTGATGCTGGCCGAATTCCCCAGCGGCCTGACGATCCGGCGCGACTACGACGCCTCGATCCCCGAGTTCAGGGGCGACAAGGAACAGTTGATCCAGACGGTGCTGAACATCGCCCGCAACGCCGCGCAGGCGCTGGTCGAGCGCATCGCGGCCGGCGACGCCGAGCTGATTTTCCGCACCCGCGTGGCGCGCCAGGTCACCCTGGCCAAGGTTCGCTACGGGCTGGCATTAGACTTGCATATCATCGACAATGGACCGGGCATCTCGCCGCAGATCCGCGACCGCATTTTCTACCCGCTGGTGTCGGGCAGGGAAGGCGGCAGCGGGCTGGGGCTGACATTGGCGCAGACCTTCGTGCAGCAGCACCTGGGCGTGATCGAATGCGAGAGCCGGCCTGGATTGACGGACTTCCGCATCCTGCTGCCGCTGCCATAA
- the ntrC gene encoding nitrogen regulation protein NR(I) — protein sequence MKPIWIVDDDASIRWVLEKALARENLATRSFSNARDAMAALENETPQVLVSDIRMPGESGLDLLAEVKERHPGLPVIIITAFSDLDSAVAAFQGGAFEYLAKPFDIDKAVELIRRALDESLREASVEAAPAGTPEILGQAPAMQEVFRAIGRLSQSNVTVLITGESGTGKELVARALHKHSPRAQQPFIALNTAAIPKDLLESELFGHERGAFTGAQATRRGRFEQAEGGTLFLDEIGDMPFDLQTRLLRVLSDGHFYRVGGHQPMKANVRVITATHQNLEQRVRDGLFREDLYHRLNVIRLRLPSLRERREDIPLLVRHFLVQSARQLGVEAKRMSEAALQFLSGLDLPGNVRQLENLCNWITVMAPGQTVEVKDLPLELTKTQDAIAEPMAPAALPENGAWARAPQHGGPTLAEMGAAGGWIGLLELQAASMLSAGEGEVMDVLGKQFESALIKTALKHTHGRKNDAAVRLGIGRNTITRKIAELGIDGAKDE from the coding sequence ATGAAACCAATCTGGATTGTCGACGACGACGCCTCGATCCGCTGGGTGCTGGAAAAAGCCCTGGCGCGCGAGAACCTGGCCACGCGCAGCTTTTCCAACGCGCGCGATGCGATGGCCGCGCTCGAAAACGAGACGCCGCAAGTGCTGGTGTCGGACATCCGCATGCCGGGCGAGTCCGGCCTCGACCTGCTGGCCGAAGTCAAGGAGCGCCATCCCGGCCTTCCGGTGATCATCATCACGGCGTTCTCGGACCTTGATTCGGCGGTCGCCGCGTTTCAGGGCGGCGCCTTCGAATACCTGGCCAAGCCCTTCGACATCGACAAGGCGGTGGAGTTGATCCGGCGCGCGCTCGACGAAAGCCTGCGCGAAGCGAGCGTCGAGGCGGCGCCGGCCGGCACCCCCGAAATTCTCGGCCAGGCGCCGGCCATGCAGGAAGTGTTCCGCGCGATCGGGCGATTGTCGCAGTCGAACGTGACGGTGCTCATCACGGGCGAGTCGGGCACCGGCAAGGAGCTGGTCGCGCGCGCGCTGCACAAGCACAGCCCGCGCGCGCAGCAGCCCTTCATTGCGCTCAATACCGCGGCGATCCCGAAGGACTTGCTCGAATCGGAACTGTTCGGCCACGAGCGCGGCGCCTTCACCGGCGCCCAGGCCACGCGGCGCGGCCGCTTCGAGCAGGCCGAGGGCGGCACCCTGTTCCTCGACGAGATCGGCGACATGCCGTTCGACTTGCAGACCCGCTTGCTGCGGGTGCTCTCCGACGGCCACTTCTACCGGGTCGGCGGACACCAGCCGATGAAGGCCAATGTGCGCGTCATCACGGCGACGCACCAGAACCTCGAGCAGCGCGTGCGCGACGGCCTGTTTAGGGAAGACCTGTACCACCGCCTCAACGTGATCCGCCTGCGCCTGCCCAGTTTGCGGGAGCGGCGCGAGGACATACCCCTCCTGGTGCGCCACTTCCTGGTGCAGAGCGCGCGCCAGCTCGGCGTCGAGGCCAAACGCATGAGCGAGGCCGCGCTGCAGTTCCTGTCCGGCCTCGACCTGCCGGGCAACGTGCGCCAGCTGGAAAACCTGTGCAACTGGATCACCGTGATGGCGCCGGGGCAGACGGTCGAGGTCAAGGACCTGCCGCTGGAGCTGACCAAGACCCAGGATGCGATCGCCGAGCCGATGGCGCCGGCGGCGCTGCCCGAGAACGGCGCCTGGGCGCGCGCGCCGCAGCATGGCGGGCCGACCCTGGCCGAAATGGGCGCGGCGGGCGGCTGGATCGGCCTGCTGGAACTGCAGGCGGCCAGCATGCTCAGCGCCGGCGAGGGAGAAGTCATGGACGTGCTGGGCAAGCAGTTCGAGTCGGCGCTGATCAAGACGGCTTTGAAGCACACGCACGGGCGCAAGAACGACGCCGCGGTGCGCCTGGGGATAGGCCGCAACACGATCACGCGCAAGATCGCCGAGCTGGGGATCGACGGCGCCAAGGACGAATAG